In Pseudomonas sp. Leaf58, one DNA window encodes the following:
- a CDS encoding phosphatidate cytidylyltransferase, translated as MDDNTLSLFAGIGALLLLASVIGRLLKWRAGSAPHAVIDNLNARINAWWVMVLVIGIAFLFGKYGVIVLFYGVSFYALREFMTLTPTRRSDYPALVAAFYVALPVQYVLIAMDWYGLFSIFIPVYLFLLLPILASFGGDTTRFLERASKVQWGLMIAVYCVSSVPALMTLDIPGYEGRNLLLIAWLILVVQISDVLQYVCGKLFGKRKVAPNLSPSKTVEGLAGGVALATLIGAMLCWITPFTFWQAALMALAVNAMGFFGGLVMSAIKRDRGVKDWGHMIEGHGGMLDRMDSVCFAAPVFFHFVRYWWA; from the coding sequence ATGGACGACAACACCCTTTCCCTGTTTGCCGGCATCGGTGCCCTGCTGTTGCTCGCCAGCGTGATCGGTCGCCTGCTCAAGTGGCGCGCCGGCTCGGCACCGCACGCGGTAATCGATAACCTCAACGCCCGTATCAACGCCTGGTGGGTGATGGTGCTGGTAATCGGCATCGCCTTCCTGTTCGGCAAGTACGGGGTGATCGTGCTGTTCTATGGCGTGTCGTTCTACGCCCTGCGCGAATTCATGACCCTCACCCCAACCCGGCGCAGCGACTACCCGGCGCTGGTGGCAGCGTTTTATGTGGCGCTGCCGGTGCAGTACGTGCTTATCGCCATGGACTGGTACGGGCTGTTCAGCATCTTCATCCCGGTGTACCTGTTCCTGCTGCTGCCGATCCTGGCCAGCTTCGGTGGTGACACCACGCGCTTTCTCGAACGAGCCTCGAAGGTGCAGTGGGGGTTGATGATCGCGGTGTACTGCGTGTCGTCGGTGCCCGCGTTGATGACCCTGGATATCCCCGGCTACGAGGGCCGCAACCTGCTGTTGATCGCCTGGTTGATCTTGGTGGTGCAGATCAGCGACGTGCTGCAGTACGTGTGCGGCAAGCTGTTCGGCAAGCGCAAGGTGGCGCCCAACCTGTCGCCCTCCAAAACCGTTGAAGGCCTGGCCGGCGGCGTGGCGCTGGCCACCCTGATCGGCGCAATGCTGTGCTGGATCACCCCGTTCACCTTCTGGCAGGCGGCGCTGATGGCATTGGCGGTAAACGCCATGGGCTTCTTTGGCGGGCTGGTGATGTCGGCGATCAAACGCGACCGTGGGGTGAAGGACTGGGGGCACATGATCGAAGGCCACGGCGGCATGCTCGACCGTATGGATTCGGTGTGCTTTGCGGCGCCAGTGTTCTTCCACTTTGTGCGGTATTGGTGGGCTTAG
- a CDS encoding metal/formaldehyde-sensitive transcriptional repressor encodes MAHTLKSKKQLLTRVRKIKGQAAALETALEQDKDCLAILQQIAAVRGAVNGLMAEVMEGHIREHLVADGLSAEARQDEADKVAALLRSYLK; translated from the coding sequence ATGGCACATACCCTGAAGAGCAAGAAGCAGCTGCTGACCCGGGTGCGCAAGATCAAAGGCCAGGCCGCCGCCCTGGAGACAGCGCTGGAGCAAGACAAGGACTGCCTGGCGATCCTGCAGCAGATCGCCGCCGTGCGTGGCGCGGTGAACGGGCTGATGGCCGAAGTGATGGAAGGGCATATCCGCGAACACCTGGTGGCGGACGGGCTGAGTGCCGAAGCGCGGCAGGACGAGGCGGACAAGGTGGCGGCGTTGTTGCGGTCTTACCTCAAGTAG
- the dmeF gene encoding CDF family Co(II)/Ni(II) efflux transporter DmeF, translating to MATQTSDRWQHSHQFHTSNLGAERKTRLAVWLTAVMMVAEIAGGWLFNSMALLADGWHMSSHALALGLSLLAYAAARRYAGDRRFAFGTWKIEILGGYSSALLLLGVAGLMAFQSVQRLLAPGPIHYDEAIFIAAVGLAVNLICAWLLRDDHQHHDHPHHGHDHHHGHGHHHHDLNLRSAYLHVIADAATSVLAIIALLAGKFWGASWLDPVMGLVGALLVALWARGLLRDTGRVLLDAEMDAPVVDEIREVVAQLPVPASITDLHVWRVGKDQYACILGLATQGALSADSVRQALGVHEELAHVTVEVNRLA from the coding sequence ATGGCGACACAAACCTCAGACCGCTGGCAGCACAGCCACCAGTTTCACACCAGCAACCTGGGTGCCGAGCGCAAAACCCGCCTGGCGGTGTGGCTCACCGCCGTGATGATGGTGGCGGAGATTGCCGGGGGCTGGTTGTTCAATTCCATGGCATTGCTGGCCGATGGCTGGCACATGAGCTCCCACGCCCTGGCCTTGGGCCTGTCGCTGCTGGCCTACGCCGCCGCACGGCGTTATGCCGGCGACAGGCGCTTTGCCTTCGGCACCTGGAAGATCGAGATTCTCGGCGGCTACTCCAGCGCCCTGCTGTTGCTGGGCGTGGCCGGGTTGATGGCGTTTCAGTCGGTGCAGCGCCTACTGGCACCGGGGCCAATCCACTATGACGAGGCGATCTTCATCGCCGCCGTGGGTCTGGCCGTCAACCTGATCTGTGCCTGGCTGCTGCGGGATGACCACCAGCATCATGATCACCCTCATCATGGCCACGATCATCACCACGGCCACGGCCACCACCATCACGACCTGAACCTGCGTTCGGCCTACCTGCATGTGATCGCCGACGCCGCCACCTCGGTGCTGGCAATCATCGCCTTGCTGGCCGGCAAGTTCTGGGGCGCCAGCTGGCTTGACCCGGTCATGGGCCTGGTCGGTGCGCTGCTGGTGGCGCTGTGGGCCCGTGGCCTGCTGCGCGATACCGGCCGGGTGCTGCTGGACGCGGAGATGGATGCGCCGGTGGTGGACGAAATACGTGAAGTGGTGGCGCAACTGCCGGTGCCGGCCAGCATCACCGACCTGCATGTGTGGCGTGTGGGCAAGGACCAGTACGCCTGCATTCTCGGCCTGGCCACCCAGGGCGCACTCAGCGCCGACAGTGTGCGCCAAGCCCTGGGGGTGCACGAAGAACTGGCCCACGTCACCGTCGAGGTCAACCGCCTGGCATAG
- a CDS encoding cupin domain-containing protein → MSDFITVLRETCPTPVVDATKWKRIGGDPHTVNLNAYLSADGSKIMGTWICTPGKFEVNYEKWEFCHFLDGYCIITPEGEEPKHLKAGDVFVIEPGMKGTWEVVETVRKYFVFA, encoded by the coding sequence ATGTCCGATTTCATCACCGTCCTGCGCGAAACCTGCCCGACGCCGGTCGTGGACGCCACCAAGTGGAAGCGCATTGGCGGCGATCCGCACACCGTCAACCTCAACGCCTACCTGTCGGCCGACGGCAGCAAGATCATGGGCACCTGGATCTGCACGCCGGGTAAGTTCGAGGTCAACTACGAGAAGTGGGAGTTCTGCCACTTCCTTGATGGCTACTGCATCATCACCCCGGAAGGCGAAGAGCCGAAGCACCTGAAAGCGGGTGATGTGTTCGTGATCGAGCCGGGGATGAAAGGCACCTGGGAAGTGGTCGAGACTGTGCGCAAGTACTTCGTCTTCGCCTGA
- the mmsB gene encoding 3-hydroxyisobutyrate dehydrogenase, with protein sequence MRIAFIGLGNMGAPMARNLIKAGHQLNLFDLNKVVLAELAELGGQISPSPKDAAANSELVITMLPAAAHVRSVYLNEDGVLAGIRPGTPTVDCSTIDPQTARDVSKAAAAKGVDMGDAPVSGGTGGAAAGTLTFMVGASAELFATLKPVLEQMGRNIVHCGEVGTGQIAKICNNLLLGISMVGVSEAMALGNALGIDTKVLAGIINSSTGRCWSSDTYNPWPGIIETAPASRGYTGGFGAELMLKDLGLATEAARQAHQPVILGAVAQQLYQAMSLRGEGGKDFSAIVEAYRKKD encoded by the coding sequence ATGCGTATCGCATTCATCGGCCTCGGCAACATGGGCGCGCCCATGGCCCGCAACCTGATCAAGGCTGGGCATCAGTTGAACCTGTTCGACCTGAACAAGGTCGTGCTGGCCGAGCTAGCCGAATTGGGCGGGCAGATCAGCCCCTCGCCCAAGGACGCGGCAGCCAACAGCGAGCTGGTGATCACCATGCTGCCGGCCGCTGCCCATGTGCGCAGCGTCTACCTGAACGAAGACGGCGTGCTGGCCGGCATTCGCCCCGGCACACCAACCGTGGACTGCAGCACCATCGACCCGCAGACCGCGCGCGATGTGTCCAAGGCCGCGGCGGCCAAGGGCGTGGACATGGGCGATGCGCCGGTGTCCGGTGGCACCGGTGGTGCGGCGGCAGGCACCCTGACCTTCATGGTCGGTGCCAGTGCCGAGCTGTTCGCCACCCTCAAGCCGGTATTGGAGCAGATGGGCCGCAACATCGTGCATTGCGGTGAGGTCGGTACCGGGCAGATCGCCAAGATCTGCAACAACCTGCTGCTGGGCATTTCGATGGTTGGCGTGTCCGAGGCCATGGCCCTGGGTAATGCACTGGGCATCGACACCAAGGTGCTGGCTGGCATCATCAACAGTTCGACCGGGCGCTGCTGGAGCTCGGACACCTACAACCCGTGGCCGGGCATTATCGAAACCGCGCCTGCATCGCGTGGCTATACCGGCGGCTTTGGCGCCGAACTGATGCTCAAGGACCTGGGGCTGGCCACTGAGGCCGCGCGCCAGGCGCACCAACCGGTGATCCTCGGGGCCGTAGCTCAGCAGCTGTACCAGGCCATGAGCCTGCGCGGCGAAGGCGGCAAAGACTTCTCGGCCATCGTCGAGGCTTATCGCAAGAAGGATTGA
- a CDS encoding CoA-acylating methylmalonate-semialdehyde dehydrogenase, with translation MNAPQSPNQTKIEQVKLLIDGQWVESNTTEWRDIVNPATQEVLARVPFATVAEVDAAVAAAHRAFQTWRNTPIGARMRIMLKLQALIREHTKRIAHVLSAEQGKTLADAEGDIFRGLEVVEHAASIGTLQMGEFAENVAGGVDTYTLRQPIGVCAGITPFNFPAMIPLWMFPMAIVCGNTFVLKPSEQDPLSTMLLVELALEAGVPPGVLNVVHGGKQVVDAICTHQDIKAISFVGSTEVGTHVYNLGSQHGKRVQSMMGAKNHAVVLPDANRTQTINALVGAAFGAAGQRCMATSVAVLVGKAREWLPDIKEAASKLKVNAGCEPGTDVGPVVSKRAKERVLGLIESGIKEGAKLELDGRGVTVPGYEQGNFVGPTLFSGVKTDMQVYTQEIFGPVLVTLEVDTLDEAIALVNANPFGNGTGLFTQSGAAARKFQSEIDIGQVGINIPIPVPVPSFSFTGSRGSKLGDLGPYGKQVVQFYTQTKTVTARWFDDDSVNDGVNTTISLR, from the coding sequence ATGAACGCACCGCAATCCCCTAACCAGACCAAAATCGAGCAGGTCAAGCTGCTGATCGACGGCCAATGGGTCGAGTCGAACACCACCGAGTGGCGCGACATCGTCAACCCGGCCACCCAAGAAGTGCTGGCGCGCGTACCGTTCGCCACCGTCGCCGAAGTCGACGCAGCCGTGGCCGCTGCCCACCGCGCCTTCCAGACCTGGCGTAATACGCCGATCGGCGCGCGCATGCGCATCATGCTCAAGCTGCAAGCGCTGATCCGTGAACACACCAAACGCATTGCTCACGTCCTCAGTGCCGAACAGGGCAAGACCCTGGCCGACGCCGAAGGCGATATTTTCCGTGGCCTGGAGGTGGTCGAGCACGCCGCGTCCATCGGCACCCTGCAGATGGGCGAGTTCGCCGAGAACGTCGCCGGCGGCGTCGACACCTATACCTTGCGCCAGCCTATCGGCGTGTGCGCTGGCATTACTCCGTTCAACTTCCCGGCAATGATCCCGCTGTGGATGTTCCCTATGGCCATCGTCTGCGGCAACACCTTCGTGCTCAAGCCGTCCGAGCAGGACCCGCTGTCGACCATGCTGTTGGTCGAGCTGGCGCTGGAAGCCGGCGTACCGCCTGGCGTGCTCAACGTGGTGCACGGTGGCAAGCAGGTGGTGGATGCCATTTGTACCCATCAGGACATCAAGGCGATTTCTTTCGTCGGCTCCACCGAAGTGGGCACCCACGTGTACAACCTCGGTAGCCAGCACGGCAAGCGCGTGCAATCGATGATGGGCGCCAAGAACCACGCGGTGGTGCTGCCCGATGCCAACCGCACGCAAACCATCAACGCCCTGGTCGGTGCCGCCTTCGGCGCGGCGGGCCAGCGCTGCATGGCCACCTCGGTGGCGGTGCTGGTGGGCAAGGCCCGCGAATGGCTGCCGGATATCAAGGAAGCGGCCAGCAAGCTCAAGGTCAATGCCGGCTGTGAGCCAGGCACCGACGTGGGCCCGGTGGTTTCCAAACGTGCCAAGGAGCGAGTGCTGGGCTTGATCGAAAGCGGTATCAAGGAAGGCGCCAAGCTGGAACTCGACGGCCGTGGCGTCACCGTGCCGGGTTACGAGCAAGGCAACTTCGTTGGCCCAACCCTGTTCTCGGGTGTGAAAACCGACATGCAGGTGTACACCCAGGAAATCTTCGGCCCGGTGCTGGTGACCCTGGAGGTCGATACCCTCGACGAGGCCATCGCCCTGGTCAACGCCAACCCGTTCGGCAACGGCACCGGCCTGTTCACCCAGAGCGGCGCGGCAGCGCGCAAATTCCAGAGCGAAATCGACATCGGCCAGGTCGGCATCAACATCCCGATCCCAGTACCGGTGCCGTCCTTCAGCTTCACCGGCTCGCGTGGCTCCAAGCTCGGCGACCTCGGCCCATACGGCAAGCAAGTGGTGCAGTTCTACACTCAGACCAAAACCGTCACTGCCCGCTGGTTCGATGACGACAGCGTCAACGACGGTGTGAACACCACCATCAGCCTGCGCTAA
- a CDS encoding LysR family transcriptional regulator, whose translation MQKDLTSLSALNWDDLKFFLEVARTRKASSAAKRLNVDYTTVSRRISSLEGALGTLLFEKSRTNGFVLTAEGQRLLGYAESIESTLHMACEQVSGSGVALSGHVRMGCTEGFGSFFVTPQLSHFVDAYPAISVDILPLPHFISLSKREADIVIALERPEHGPYVCCKLCDYRLRLYATQDYLDSHAPIRQVTDLARHPFISYVDDLAFSSELLYLANLIPNANAHLRSTSVIAQYTAALQGRGLAILPCFLAAQDPRLVTVLPEEIEVTRQFWMYCREDLRKLKRITLLWDYIRGVTEANAPLLMGETREMRFAE comes from the coding sequence ATGCAAAAAGACCTCACATCTCTGAGCGCGCTCAACTGGGACGACTTGAAGTTCTTCCTCGAAGTGGCCCGCACCCGCAAAGCCAGCAGCGCGGCCAAGCGCCTTAACGTGGACTACACCACGGTGTCGCGGCGCATCAGTTCGCTGGAGGGGGCGCTGGGCACCTTGCTGTTCGAAAAATCCCGGACCAACGGTTTTGTCCTCACCGCCGAGGGCCAGCGCCTGCTGGGCTATGCCGAGTCAATCGAGAGTACCCTGCACATGGCCTGCGAGCAGGTGTCGGGGTCAGGTGTGGCGTTGTCGGGGCATGTGCGCATGGGCTGCACTGAAGGCTTCGGCAGCTTCTTCGTTACCCCGCAGCTAAGCCACTTCGTCGATGCCTACCCGGCAATTTCAGTGGATATCCTGCCGCTGCCGCACTTCATCAGCTTGTCCAAGCGCGAGGCCGACATCGTCATTGCCCTGGAGCGCCCGGAGCATGGGCCTTATGTGTGCTGCAAGCTGTGCGACTACCGTTTGCGGCTGTACGCGACCCAAGACTACCTGGACAGCCACGCGCCAATTCGCCAAGTGACGGATTTGGCCAGGCACCCGTTCATCAGTTACGTGGATGACCTGGCGTTCAGCTCGGAGCTGCTGTACCTGGCCAACCTGATTCCCAACGCCAACGCGCATTTGCGCAGTACCAGCGTGATTGCCCAGTACACGGCGGCGTTGCAGGGGCGTGGGCTGGCGATCCTGCCGTGCTTCCTGGCTGCGCAGGACCCGCGGTTGGTGACGGTGTTGCCGGAAGAGATCGAGGTGACGCGCCAATTTTGGATGTATTGCCGGGAGGATTTGAGGAAGTTGAAGCGGATTACCTTGTTGTGGGATTACATCCGCGGGGTGACGGAGGCGAATGCGCCGTTGTTGATGGGCGAAACCCGCGAGATGCGCTTTGCAGAATGA
- the recD gene encoding exodeoxyribonuclease V subunit alpha yields MSRSLVDLLPTPLHAEHLLALAPQQNSGDLLQLLDRWVERGWLRALDRAFVSFLEERAPRSDPLLLLAAALASHQLGHGHVCLDLQQTLAEPDFALSLPPEGDALTGPLLLPSQLLANLDLHAWRQRIAASPLVAAGDSPGQQARPLVLSGERLYLRRYWRYERRIDHTLRQRLTQAEAPLADLPGRLASLFDGGAPAGQVDWQKLACALATRAGFSIITGGPGTGKTTTVVRLLALLQAPAVEQGRPLRIRLAAPTGKAAARLTESIGQQVERLQVSSEVRGHIPTEVSTVHRLLGSRPNSRHFRHHAGNPLPLDVLVVDEASMIDLEMMANLLDALPPRARLVLLGDKDQLASVEAGAVLGDLCRDAEEGCYSTATQAWLEHIGGQSLAGSGLKAGDEQRNPLAQQVVMLRFSRRFGEGSGIGLLARLVNRQQSYAARNLLAAPPSDVHSLALKHEQDRAFDRLLLDGLNRGSDGPQGYRSYLRTLGRYRPALDTAFDDPAWEQWAGKVLHSFEDFQLLCAVRRGAWGVEGLNERVARVLHNAGLIDSQQPWYEGRPVLVTRNDYGLGLMNGDIGIALRLPDERGEPLLRVAFPRNDGSGGVRFVLPSRLNEVETVFAMTVHKSQGSEFGHTALVLPDALNPVLTKELVYTGITRAKHCFSLVEPRQGIFEEAVARKVRRISGLMLEQI; encoded by the coding sequence ATGAGCCGAAGCCTCGTCGACCTGTTGCCCACCCCGCTGCACGCCGAGCACCTGTTGGCGCTGGCGCCACAGCAGAACAGCGGCGACCTGCTGCAACTGCTCGATCGCTGGGTAGAGCGCGGTTGGTTGCGTGCCCTGGACCGTGCGTTCGTGTCGTTCCTGGAAGAGCGCGCCCCTCGTAGCGACCCCTTGCTGTTGCTCGCCGCCGCCCTGGCTAGCCACCAGTTGGGCCACGGCCATGTCTGCCTGGACTTGCAGCAAACCCTGGCCGAGCCCGACTTCGCCCTGTCGTTACCGCCCGAAGGCGACGCCTTGACCGGCCCCTTGCTGCTGCCCTCGCAGTTGCTGGCCAACCTCGACCTGCACGCCTGGCGCCAACGCATTGCTGCCAGCCCGCTGGTGGCTGCCGGCGACAGCCCAGGGCAGCAAGCACGGCCATTGGTGCTCAGTGGCGAACGCCTGTACTTGCGCCGTTACTGGCGTTACGAGCGGCGCATCGACCATACCTTGCGCCAGCGCCTGACCCAAGCCGAAGCACCACTGGCCGATCTGCCTGGGCGCCTGGCTTCGCTGTTCGACGGCGGTGCGCCAGCTGGCCAGGTGGACTGGCAAAAGCTCGCTTGCGCCCTGGCCACCCGCGCCGGTTTCAGCATCATCACCGGCGGCCCCGGCACCGGCAAGACCACTACCGTGGTGCGCCTGCTGGCCTTGCTGCAAGCGCCGGCGGTGGAGCAGGGCCGGCCGTTGCGCATCCGCCTGGCCGCGCCGACCGGCAAAGCGGCTGCGCGCTTGACCGAATCCATCGGCCAGCAGGTCGAGCGCCTGCAGGTCAGCAGCGAGGTACGCGGGCACATCCCCACCGAGGTCAGCACCGTGCACCGCCTGCTGGGCAGCCGCCCTAACTCGCGGCACTTCCGCCACCATGCCGGCAACCCGTTGCCGTTGGACGTGCTGGTGGTCGACGAGGCCTCGATGATCGACCTGGAAATGATGGCGAACCTGCTCGATGCCTTGCCGCCACGGGCACGCCTGGTGCTGCTGGGTGACAAGGACCAGTTGGCTTCGGTCGAGGCCGGCGCAGTACTGGGAGACCTGTGCCGCGATGCCGAAGAGGGCTGTTACTCGACCGCCACCCAAGCCTGGCTGGAACACATCGGTGGCCAGTCGCTGGCGGGCAGTGGCCTCAAGGCCGGCGATGAACAGCGCAACCCGCTGGCGCAACAGGTGGTGATGCTGCGCTTTTCGCGGCGCTTCGGCGAAGGCAGCGGCATTGGCCTACTGGCCCGGCTGGTGAACCGCCAGCAATCCTATGCCGCACGCAACCTGCTGGCTGCGCCGCCATCCGACGTGCACAGCCTGGCCCTGAAGCACGAACAGGACCGCGCCTTCGACCGCCTGCTGCTCGACGGCCTCAACCGCGGCAGCGATGGCCCGCAAGGTTACCGCAGTTACCTGCGTACCCTAGGCCGCTACCGGCCGGCACTCGACACCGCCTTCGACGACCCGGCGTGGGAGCAATGGGCGGGCAAGGTGCTGCACAGCTTCGAGGACTTCCAGCTGCTGTGCGCGGTACGTCGTGGTGCCTGGGGTGTAGAAGGCCTGAACGAGCGGGTGGCGCGAGTGCTGCACAATGCCGGGCTAATCGACAGCCAACAGCCCTGGTATGAAGGGCGCCCGGTGTTGGTGACTCGCAACGACTACGGCCTGGGCCTGATGAACGGTGACATCGGCATCGCCCTGCGTCTGCCGGATGAGCGCGGCGAGCCCTTGCTGCGCGTGGCCTTCCCACGTAACGACGGCAGTGGCGGGGTGCGCTTCGTGCTGCCCAGCCGGCTGAACGAGGTGGAAACGGTATTCGCCATGACCGTGCACAAATCCCAGGGCTCGGAGTTCGGCCACACGGCCTTGGTGTTGCCGGATGCGCTGAACCCGGTGCTGACCAAGGAACTGGTGTACACCGGCATCACCCGCGCCAAGCACTGCTTCAGCCTGGTCGAGCCGCGCCAGGGCATTTTCGAAGAGGCGGTGGCGCGCAAGGTTCGGCGTATTTCCGGGCTGATGCTCGAACAGATCTGA